A single genomic interval of Sphingobacteriales bacterium harbors:
- a CDS encoding carboxypeptidase regulatory-like domain-containing protein, which yields MIRLLLLTALFLLGSPLIIIRAQTGEIQGVVSDAKTGEPIAFANVTTNVGGTLIGAKTDFSGAYSVKPLPPGEYTVTASYVGYTAKQVDNVRVTADKVTSLDIQLGASDNVLQTVEVVSYKVPLLEKDQTSTGGTVTKEEIDKMARKDVNSLASTTAGVYQNKDGGLNIKGARAESSDYYIDGIKVRGSLALPSNAIEQLTVITGGLPAKYGDATGGITAITTRGPSQKFGAGFQFETSGVKPVALEPYGFHQLNFNLTGPILKKKISETTERSVIGYFIAGEITHQDDPSPSAVQIYKVKDDIHKRLVDNPLVFTDQGGFLKAIDYMSLDSLEAQSVRPDAATNLITATGKIDIQPVPSVNLSLGSSFTNDSGNAYVRRFELFNSDHNGDYNSRSFRAFARLTQRFGANKSVNANAEDAKPQSSYLQNAFYSLQFDFNRTNYLDKDPVYGDNLFNYGYIGKFDVFSAPLYNNVFMEDVAGTPFNLRGWTLQGMQDTALVFTPSDNNPGFANRTQQLIDYVKSYGGKITTLDNLTGFLNGAPSSSYQAVYSLWYVPGTAYSVWRKNETSQYRLVFNGSFDLKRPEASELNKHAIEFGFEYEQRDDRSYTVSPLSLWNLMDGLQDVSNSKIERDLLNPILVIDGQEIPFSQYDGNTMIFSENDTIKYNFVRTGEQGFFDKTFRKKFGLSPIDIMNVHAISPDQYSLDMFSPDELLNDGGAIVSGYGYDYLGNKLSKQPAFNDFFTAKDETTGEYTRLLGSFRPIYVAGYIQDKFQLKDLIFNLGVRVDRFDANLKVPKDIYTPLYAAHNAGDSEVKSKFNIPSTIGSDYTVYVDNEVNPSTIKGFRRGDDWYDANGLYVRDPQVLATGGEILPWLVNPLDDNPGNDVSDKNYNPDLAFEDYKPEVTVQPRIAFSFEISDEAIFFAHYDVLAQRPQGRLLTLPDDWYYMPGKSVATYNNPNLRAEKTIDYQIGFKQKLNDKSALTLSGFYREGRDMVQISNVTFSYPITYSTFRNLDFSTAKGFELTYDLRRTENVRLLASYTMSFAEGTGSGDASQANLISFGVPNLRNIIPLSYDSRHMINLSFDYRFATDASKYNGPRIKGRNILAGLGLNVTARGRSGAPYTRQANPTPTAQFGVVTRADLDGTINGSRLPWNFQVDARLDKDFLLNPNKKEGKKPLILNVYLTILNALDADNVSGVYAFTGSAENDGYLNSPEAATFINQLASERAFRDLYGIYNNTPGNYAAPRRLRLGMAINF from the coding sequence ATGATTCGATTATTACTACTAACAGCCTTGTTTTTGCTGGGAAGCCCCCTGATAATAATAAGGGCGCAAACTGGCGAAATACAAGGTGTGGTTTCCGATGCAAAAACCGGAGAACCTATTGCATTCGCCAATGTAACCACAAACGTGGGGGGTACATTGATTGGTGCAAAAACCGATTTTAGCGGAGCTTATAGCGTTAAACCACTACCTCCGGGCGAGTACACGGTTACCGCCTCGTATGTTGGCTATACCGCTAAACAGGTTGACAATGTGCGCGTAACAGCCGATAAAGTTACCAGCTTAGACATTCAATTAGGAGCCTCGGACAACGTGCTTCAAACCGTTGAAGTTGTTAGCTACAAAGTTCCGCTCCTCGAAAAAGACCAAACCTCTACAGGCGGAACCGTAACCAAAGAAGAAATTGATAAAATGGCACGCAAAGATGTAAACTCATTGGCATCTACTACCGCCGGCGTTTATCAAAACAAAGATGGTGGCCTTAATATCAAAGGTGCACGCGCCGAGTCTTCCGACTACTATATAGACGGCATTAAAGTGCGCGGAAGTTTAGCCCTGCCCTCGAACGCCATTGAACAGCTAACCGTAATTACAGGCGGTTTGCCTGCTAAATATGGCGATGCAACCGGAGGTATAACGGCCATTACCACACGCGGCCCCTCGCAAAAATTTGGCGCCGGATTTCAGTTCGAAACATCCGGAGTAAAACCCGTTGCCCTTGAACCGTATGGTTTCCATCAATTGAATTTTAATTTAACAGGCCCTATTCTTAAAAAGAAAATTAGCGAAACCACCGAACGCAGCGTTATTGGCTATTTTATTGCCGGCGAAATTACCCACCAAGACGACCCAAGCCCCTCGGCAGTTCAAATTTACAAAGTAAAAGACGATATTCATAAACGCTTGGTTGATAACCCCCTAGTATTTACAGACCAGGGCGGCTTTTTAAAAGCAATTGACTATATGAGTCTTGATAGCTTAGAGGCACAATCTGTACGCCCTGATGCGGCAACCAACCTTATAACTGCTACCGGAAAAATTGACATACAACCAGTACCCAGCGTAAACTTAAGCCTTGGCAGCAGCTTTACCAACGATAGTGGTAATGCTTATGTACGCCGCTTCGAGCTGTTTAATTCTGACCATAACGGCGACTACAACAGCCGCAGTTTTCGCGCTTTTGCCCGCCTTACCCAACGTTTTGGAGCAAATAAATCGGTTAATGCCAATGCCGAAGATGCAAAACCTCAAAGCTCGTATTTGCAAAACGCTTTCTACTCCTTACAATTCGACTTTAACCGTACCAACTATCTCGATAAAGACCCTGTGTATGGCGACAACTTGTTCAATTATGGTTATATAGGTAAATTTGATGTCTTCAGCGCCCCTCTTTATAATAACGTATTTATGGAAGATGTAGCAGGTACACCTTTTAATTTGCGCGGATGGACCCTACAAGGTATGCAAGATACCGCATTGGTATTTACACCCAGCGACAATAATCCCGGATTTGCTAACCGCACCCAACAACTAATTGATTACGTAAAAAGCTATGGCGGCAAAATAACCACCCTTGACAATTTAACCGGATTTTTAAACGGCGCACCAAGTAGCTCGTACCAAGCCGTATATAGCTTATGGTATGTGCCCGGAACCGCTTACAGCGTTTGGCGCAAAAACGAAACCAGCCAATATCGTTTGGTATTTAATGGCTCGTTTGACCTTAAACGCCCCGAGGCCAGCGAACTTAACAAACACGCTATTGAATTTGGTTTTGAATACGAACAACGAGACGACCGCAGTTATACCGTTAGCCCCCTTAGCCTATGGAACTTAATGGATGGCTTACAAGACGTGAGTAATAGCAAAATTGAGCGCGACTTGCTTAACCCCATTTTGGTTATAGATGGCCAAGAAATTCCATTTAGCCAATACGATGGCAATACTATGATTTTTAGCGAAAATGACACTATTAAATATAATTTTGTACGTACGGGCGAACAAGGCTTTTTTGACAAAACTTTCCGGAAAAAATTTGGACTTAGCCCTATTGACATTATGAACGTTCATGCCATTAGCCCCGACCAATACTCACTCGATATGTTTTCGCCCGATGAATTGCTAAACGACGGGGGAGCTATTGTAAGCGGCTATGGCTACGACTACTTAGGCAATAAACTTAGCAAACAACCTGCTTTTAACGACTTTTTTACGGCTAAAGACGAAACTACCGGAGAATATACCCGCCTGCTTGGCTCGTTCAGGCCAATTTATGTTGCCGGATATATTCAAGACAAATTTCAATTGAAAGACCTTATTTTTAACTTAGGTGTTCGTGTTGACCGCTTCGATGCCAACTTAAAAGTACCCAAAGATATTTACACGCCACTATATGCTGCCCATAACGCCGGCGATAGTGAGGTAAAAAGCAAATTCAATATCCCTTCTACAATAGGCAGCGATTATACCGTTTACGTGGACAACGAAGTAAATCCAAGCACCATTAAAGGCTTCCGCCGCGGAGACGACTGGTACGATGCCAACGGCCTTTACGTGCGCGACCCACAGGTGTTGGCTACCGGAGGCGAAATTTTGCCTTGGTTGGTAAACCCATTGGATGATAACCCTGGCAATGATGTGAGCGACAAAAATTACAACCCCGACCTTGCTTTTGAAGACTACAAACCCGAAGTTACAGTACAACCTCGTATTGCTTTCTCATTTGAAATATCTGACGAGGCCATATTTTTTGCCCACTACGACGTATTGGCGCAACGCCCTCAAGGTCGTTTGCTAACCTTGCCCGATGATTGGTATTATATGCCCGGCAAAAGCGTAGCTACTTATAATAATCCCAATTTACGCGCCGAAAAAACCATTGACTATCAAATTGGTTTCAAGCAAAAACTTAACGACAAGTCGGCACTAACCCTTAGCGGTTTCTACCGCGAAGGCCGCGACATGGTTCAAATTTCAAATGTAACATTCTCGTACCCCATTACCTATTCTACTTTCCGCAATTTGGACTTTAGCACCGCAAAAGGTTTTGAATTGACCTACGACCTTCGCCGAACCGAAAACGTGCGCTTATTGGCTTCTTATACTATGTCTTTCGCCGAAGGTACCGGCTCGGGCGATGCCTCACAAGCCAACCTTATTAGTTTTGGTGTGCCTAATTTGCGCAATATTATACCGCTTAGCTACGACTCGCGGCATATGATTAACCTGTCGTTTGACTATCGTTTTGCAACCGACGCCAGCAAATATAACGGTCCACGCATTAAAGGCCGCAATATTTTAGCAGGTTTAGGACTTAACGTTACCGCTCGTGGCCGCTCAGGTGCACCTTACACCCGCCAGGCAAATCCAACCCCAACTGCGCAGTTTGGCGTTGTAACCCGCGCCGACCTTGATGGCACAATTAATGGCTCGCGCTTGCCTTGGAACTTCCAAGTAGATGCCCGTTTAGATAAAGACTTTTTGTTGAATCCAAACAAAAAAGAAGGCAAAAAACCTTTAATTCTAAATGTTTACTTAACAATATTGAACGCCTTAGATGCCGACAACGTATCGGGGGTATATGCCTTTACGGGCAGTGCCGAAAATGACGGCTATTTAAACTCGCCCGAAGCTGCTACCTTCATTAACCAGTTGGCCAGCGAACGCGCTTTCCGCGACTTGTATGGTATTTACAACAATACACCCGGTAACTATGCCGCACCGCGCCGACTACGTTTAGGTATGGCAATTAATTTTTAA
- a CDS encoding tungsten formylmethanofuran dehydrogenase yields MPLNSNISRETTLTKKTSSKTTAAKSKGKNNHIEVTPLHKHFLQAYQIMCSVKAMSDLFDEQKLIAAKYVHATSRGHEAIQCATGLQLLPCDWVSPYYRDDALLMSIGFTPAELMMQLQAKANDPFSGGRNYYSHPASNLTDRPRMVNQSAATGMQVIPATGIAQGLLYREQQNLNPNNTTDRPVVVCSLGDGSVTEGEVSEAFQFAALKQLPIIFLVQDNEWGISVSADESRSMNAYQYAAGFVGLNRITLDGTDFAACYKAMQQVIANVRQTRQPILVHASVPLLNHHTSGVRKEWYRTEDDLNDHRKRDPLPKLFSYLLKQGQFPEKELTKIANNIAQQISIDFENVVASPDPLPETIMEHIFAPIPITTEQGERSPANGQKTIMVDAALHAIDEIMRQYPDAVFYGQDVGRRLGGVFREAATLAEKYGDNRVFNTAIQEAYIVGSTIGMSAVGLKPIVEIQFADYYYTAMNQTVVEMAKSCYLSCGKYPIQALIRVPIGAYGSGGPYHSGSIESTLATIKGIKVVYPSNAADLKGLLKAAFLDPNPVIMLEHKGLYWSKVPGTEAAKSIEPDENYIIPIGVANIYQAADAEKIAAGQTAVVITYGMGVHWALNASKQLPGQIEILDLRTIAPLDETAIYKAVQRHGKVLILTEDTISNSIAQAIAGRIAQHCFTYLDAPVQCLGALDVPAIPLNTDLEQAVLPNANKVAAALQDLLAW; encoded by the coding sequence ATGCCCCTAAATTCTAATATATCCAGAGAAACAACATTAACAAAAAAAACAAGTTCAAAAACAACAGCGGCCAAAAGCAAAGGTAAAAACAACCATATCGAGGTAACACCACTGCACAAGCATTTTTTACAAGCCTATCAAATTATGTGCAGCGTAAAGGCCATGTCTGATTTGTTTGACGAGCAAAAACTCATTGCCGCTAAATATGTACATGCCACCTCGCGCGGGCACGAGGCCATACAGTGTGCTACCGGACTACAGCTATTGCCCTGCGATTGGGTTAGCCCATACTACCGCGATGATGCCTTGTTGATGAGCATTGGTTTTACACCCGCCGAGCTAATGATGCAATTACAAGCTAAAGCAAACGACCCTTTTTCGGGGGGGCGCAATTATTACTCGCACCCGGCCAGCAATTTAACCGACCGGCCACGAATGGTCAATCAATCAGCGGCCACGGGCATGCAAGTTATACCAGCTACGGGTATTGCACAGGGCTTATTGTACCGCGAGCAGCAAAACCTAAACCCCAACAACACCACCGACCGCCCCGTTGTAGTTTGCTCGTTAGGCGACGGCTCAGTTACCGAAGGCGAAGTGTCGGAGGCTTTTCAGTTTGCAGCCCTAAAACAACTGCCCATCATTTTTTTGGTGCAAGATAACGAATGGGGTATATCGGTTAGTGCCGATGAAAGCCGAAGCATGAATGCCTACCAATATGCCGCCGGATTTGTTGGACTTAACCGGATAACCCTCGATGGCACAGACTTTGCCGCCTGCTATAAGGCTATGCAGCAGGTAATTGCCAACGTGCGCCAAACCCGGCAACCTATTTTAGTACACGCCAGCGTGCCGTTGCTAAATCACCATACTTCGGGGGTGCGCAAAGAATGGTATCGAACCGAAGATGACCTGAATGACCACCGCAAACGCGACCCCTTGCCCAAACTGTTTAGCTATTTACTCAAACAGGGTCAATTTCCGGAAAAAGAATTGACAAAAATAGCAAACAACATCGCACAGCAAATTAGTATTGATTTTGAAAATGTAGTAGCATCGCCCGATCCGCTGCCCGAGACTATAATGGAGCATATTTTTGCGCCAATACCCATAACCACCGAGCAAGGAGAACGCAGCCCCGCAAATGGTCAAAAAACAATTATGGTTGATGCTGCCCTTCATGCCATTGACGAAATTATGCGCCAATACCCCGATGCCGTTTTTTATGGCCAAGATGTTGGCCGGCGCTTGGGCGGGGTGTTTAGAGAAGCTGCCACTTTGGCCGAAAAATATGGCGACAACCGGGTGTTTAATACCGCTATTCAAGAGGCATATATCGTAGGCTCGACCATTGGCATGTCGGCGGTTGGTTTAAAACCAATTGTTGAAATACAGTTTGCCGATTATTACTATACCGCCATGAACCAAACGGTGGTCGAAATGGCAAAATCGTGCTATTTAAGTTGTGGCAAATACCCCATTCAAGCCTTAATTAGGGTGCCAATTGGGGCGTACGGCAGCGGTGGGCCTTACCATAGCGGAAGCATTGAAAGTACTTTGGCCACTATTAAAGGTATAAAAGTGGTGTATCCAAGCAATGCCGCCGACTTAAAAGGCCTGCTGAAAGCCGCATTTTTAGACCCAAATCCGGTAATAATGTTAGAGCATAAAGGCTTGTATTGGTCAAAAGTACCAGGAACAGAAGCGGCTAAAAGCATTGAGCCGGATGAAAATTATATCATCCCAATAGGTGTTGCCAATATTTATCAAGCCGCCGATGCCGAAAAAATAGCCGCAGGCCAAACAGCCGTAGTTATTACCTACGGTATGGGTGTGCATTGGGCGTTGAATGCCAGCAAACAACTGCCCGGCCAAATTGAAATTTTAGACCTACGAACAATCGCTCCGTTAGACGAAACAGCAATTTACAAAGCAGTTCAACGGCACGGAAAAGTTTTAATACTTACCGAAGACACCATTAGCAACTCAATAGCGCAGGCAATTGCCGGCCGTATAGCCCAGCACTGTTTTACTTATTTAGATGCGCCCGTTCAATGCTTGGGTGCTTTAGACGTGCCAGCTATACCCCTAAACACAGACCTTGAGCAAGCAGTATTACCCAACGCCAATAAGGTGGCAGCGGCCTTGCAAGACTTGTTGGCATGGTAA